The following are from one region of the Mustela lutreola isolate mMusLut2 chromosome 9, mMusLut2.pri, whole genome shotgun sequence genome:
- the ATRAID gene encoding all-trans retinoic acid-induced differentiation factor: MALRGQGCASFLVPWAATLLLALGAERALALPEICMLCPGSVQDLSEVALYCKQTPELMLHSRCCLNQEGTIVGLDLQNCSLKDPGPNFPQAHTAVIIDMQANPLKDDLANTFRGFTQLQTLILPQDVSCPGGINAWNTVTFYTKNQTCQGQRNFCNSTGDQEMCPENGSCVPDGPGLLECVCADGFHGYKCMRQGSFSLLMFFGILGSTTLSISILLWGTQRRKAKTS, translated from the exons ATGGCTCTTCGCGGGCAGGGTTGTGCTTCATTCCTGGTCCCTTGGGCAGCGACCCTGCTCCTCGCTCTGGGCGCGGAAAGGGCTCTGGCGCTACCCGAG ATATGCATGCTGTGTCCAGGGAGTGTGCAAGATTTGTCGGAAGTGGCTCTTTATTGTAAGCAGACACCAGAGCTAATGCTGCACTCCCGCTGCTGCCTGAATCAGGAGGGCACCATTGTGGG GCTGGATCTCCAGAACTGTTCTCTAAAGGACCCTGGTCCAAATTTTCCTCAGGCACATACTGCTGTCATCAT AGACATGCAAGCAAACCCCCTCAAAGATGACTTGGCCAACACCTTCCGTGGCTTTACCCAGCTCCAGACTCT GATACTGCCCCAAGATGTCAGCTGTCCTGGAGGTATTAATGCCTGGAATACTGTCACCTTTtacacaaaaaaccaaacctgCCAAGGGCAAAGGAACTTTTGCAACAGCACGGGGGACCAAG AAATGTGTCCTGAGAATGGGTCCTGTGTACCTGATGGTCCAGGTCTCTTGGAATGTGTCTGTGCTGATGGCTTCCATGGCTACAAGTGTATGCGCCAG GGTTCCTTCTCACTGCTTATGTTCTTCGGTATTCTGGGATCTACCACATTATCCATCTCCATTCTGCTTTGGGGGACCCAACGCCGGAAAGCTAAGACTTCATGA